A window of the Lolium perenne isolate Kyuss_39 chromosome 7, Kyuss_2.0, whole genome shotgun sequence genome harbors these coding sequences:
- the LOC127312602 gene encoding protein DETOXIFICATION 16-like produces the protein MGERGDAPEAMAASSPLLSPRASTPAPPTARDEVRRQVALAAPLVACSLLQYSLQVVSVMFAGHLGELSLSGASVASSFANVTGFSVLLGMGSALDTLCGQSYGAKQYHMLGTHAQRAIFVLMLASVPLAFVLAFTGQILVALGQNPEISYEAGVYTRLLIPGLFAYGLLQCLTKFLQAQNIVHPLVVCSGVTLMFHILLCWFLVQNSGLANRGAALATSVSYWFNVVLLGMYVKFSEAGGRSWHGWSRAVLKDVSMYLSLAIPSTFMTCLEYWAFEMVVLLAGFLPNPKLETSILSISLNTMWMVYTIPSGLSSAISIRVSNELGAGNPQAARLSILISGIMCLVEGLLVAIITICVRDVWGYLYSNEEEVAKYVSIMMPILATSNFMDGLQCTLSGAARGVGWQKVCSFINLCAYYAVGIPSAVIFAFVLKIGGKGLWLGIICAMVVQILALLVMMLRTNWDKEAEITWARTRVQESDGRVALA, from the exons ATGGGCGAACGAGGCGACGCGCCGGAAGCCATGGCGGCGTCCTCGCCCCTCCTCTCGCCCCGCGCCTCCACGCCGGCGCCACCGACGGCGCGCGACGAGGTGCGGCGGCAGGTGGCGCTCGCTGCGCCTCTGGTCGCGTGCAGCCTGCTGCAGTACAGCCTGCAAGTAGTCTCCGTCATGTTCGCCGGCCACCTCGGCGAGCTCTCCCTCTCCGGCGCCTCCGTCGCCTCCTCCTTCGCCAACGTCACCGGCTTCAGCGTCCTG CTGGGGATGGGGAGCGCGCTGGACACACTGTGTGGGCAATCATACGGGGCAAAACAGTACCATATGCTGGGGACACATGCCCAGAGGGCTATCTTCGTTCTCATGCTTGCAAGTGTTCCTCTAGCCTTCGTTTTGGCCTTCACTGGCCAGATCCTCGTTGCTCTGGGTCAGAACCCAGAGATATCGTACGAAGCTGGAGTCTACACCCGGCTGTTGATCCCTGGTCTTTTCGCGTACGGCTTGCTTCAGTGCCTTACGAAGTTCCTGCAGGCTCAAAACATTGTCCACCCGCTGGTAGTTTGTTCTGGAGTGACCCTGATGTTCCACATTCTGCTGTGCTGGTTCCTTGTTCAGAATTCCGGTCTTGCCAACAGAGGTGCGGCTCTGGCGACCTCAGTGTCTTACTGGTTCAATGTGGTATTGCTGGGGATGTATGTGAAATTCTCTGAAGCTGGCGGAAGGAGCTGGCATGGATGGTCAAGGGCGGTGCTAAAGGATGTCAGCATGTATTTGAGTCTGGCCATTCCATCTACATTTATGACCTG CTTGGAGTACTGGGCATTTGAGATGGTGGTTCTCCTTGCAGGTTTTCTACCAAATCCAAAACTGGAAACTTCAATTTTATCCATCAG CCTAAACACAATGTGGATGGTTTATACAATTCCAAGTGGTCTCAGCAGTGCGATAAG TATTAGAGTGTCCAATGAATTAGGCGCGGGGAATCCACAAGCTGCACGGCTATCGATTCTTATTTCAGGAATTATGTGCCTAGTAGAAGGCCTTCTTGTAGCTATCATCACAATTTGTGTACGAGATGTCTGGGGTTACTTGTACAGCAATGAAGAAGAGGTGGCTAAGTATGTATCCATAATGATGCCAATTCTTGCTACTTCTAACTTCATGGATGGACTACAATGCACACTATCAG GTGCTGCTAGAGGGGTTGGATGGCAGAAAGTATGCTCCTTCATCAACCTGTGTGCTTACTATGCTGTTGGCATCCCTTCAGCTGTTATCTTTGCATTTGTTCTGAAGATCGGTGGCAAG GGGCTTTGGTTGGGGATTATATGTGCAATGGTAGTGCAAATATTAGCTCTGCTTGTGATGATGCTTCGTACCAATTGGGATAAAGAG GCTGAAATAACATGGGCTAGGACTAGAGTTCAGGAATCGGATGGCAGGGTAGCGTTGGCTTGA
- the LOC127312600 gene encoding flavonoid 3'-monooxygenase CYP75B4 has protein sequence MRSELAGMDIPLPLLLSTLAISATIWYVFFRAGKGHRAPLPPGPRGWPVLGNLPQLGGKTHQTLHEMTKVYGPVLSLRFGSSVVVVAGSAAVAEQFLRTHDAKFSSRPPNSGGEHMAYNYQDVVFAPYGPRWRAMRKVCAVNIFSARALDDLRGFREQEATLMVRSLADAAKARAAVAVGKAANVCTTNGLSRAAVGLRVFGSDGARDFKEIVLEVMEVGGVLNVGDFVPALRWLDPQGVVARLKKLHHRFDDVMNRIIAERRTGAKTTVVEEGKGDLLGLLLAMVQEDKSLTGGEEDKITDTDVKALILNLFVAGTETTSSIVEWAVTELIRHPEILKQAQEELDAVVGRDRLVSESDLPRLTFFNAIIKETFRLHPSTPLSLPRVASEECEVAGYHIPRGTELLVNVWGIARDPALWPDPLEYRPARFLPGGSHENVDLKGGDFGLIPFGAGRRICAGLSWGLRMVTVTTATLVHSFDWELPAGQMPDKLNMEEAFSLLLQRAVPLMAHPVPRLLPSAYEIA, from the exons ATGCGCAGCGAGCTGGCCGGCATGGACATCCCACTCCCACTGCTGCTCTCCACTCTGGCCATCTCTGCCACCATATGGTATGTCTTCTTCCGAGCCGGCAAGGGGCACCGTGCGCCGCTGCCGCCTGGCCCGAGGGGCTGGCCAGTGCTGGGGAATCTCCCGCAGCTGGGCGGCAAGACACACCAGACCCTTCATGAAATGACAAAGGTGTATGGGCCCGTGCTCAGCCTCCGGTTCGGCAGCTCCGTGGTGGTGGTGGCTGGGTCAGCCGCCGTGGCTGAGCAGTTCCTCCGCACCCACGACGCCAAGTTCAGCAGCCGGCCGCCCAACTCCGGTGGCGAGCACATGGCGTACAACTACCAGGACGTGGTGTTTGCGCCCTACGGCCCCCGGTGGCGCGCCATGCGCAAGGTGTGCGCCGTCAATATCTTCTCGGCCCGTGCGCTCGATGATCTCCGCGGTTTCAGGGAACAGGAGGCCACGCTCATGGTGCGGTCCCTCGCGGATGCTGCCAAAGCCAGAGCGGCGGTGGCGGTTGGCAAGGCGGCGAACGTGTGCACGACCAACGGCCTGTCTCGGGCAGCGGTGGGGCTTCGGGTGTTCGGAAGCGATGGCGCCAGGGACTTCAAGGAGATTGTGCTGGAGGTGATGGAGGTGGGCGGGGTTCTTAACGTCGGGGACTTTGTGCCGGCCCTCCGGTGGCTCGACCCGCAGGGTGTCGTCGCGAGGCTGAAGAAGCTGCACCACCGGTTCGACGACGTGATGAACAGGATAATCGCCGAGAGGAGGACCGGAGCCAAGACGACCGTGGTGGAGGAAGGTAAGGGGGACCTGCTGGGCTTGCTGCTTGCGATGGTGCAGGAAGACAAGTCGCTCACCGGCGGCGAGGAGGACAAGATCACCGACACTGACGTCAAGGCGCTTATACTG AATTTGTTTGTGGCGGGAACAGAGACAACGTCGAGTATAGTGGAGTGGGCAGTAACGGAGCTGATCAGGCACCCAGAAATACTGAAGCAGGCCCAGGAGGAGCTAGATGCCGTCGTGGGCCGTGACAGGCTCGTCTCGGAGTCTGACCTGCCACGACTCACGTTTTTCAATGCCATCATCAAGGAGACGTTCCGGCTGCATCCTTCGACGCCGCTCTCACTTCCCCGAGTGGCCTCCGAGGAGTGTGAGGTCGCCGGCTATCACATCCCAAGGGGCACTGAGCTACTGGTCAATGTGTGGGGCATCGCCCGTGACCCAGCCCTATGGCCTGACCCGCTGGAGTACCGGCCCGCCCGGTTCCTCCCAGGAGGGTCGCATGAGAATGTCGATCTCAAGGGAGGCGATTTCGGGCTGATACCGTTTGGGGCGGGCCGGAGGATATGTGCGGGCCTAAGCTGGGGCTTGCGGATGGTCACCGTTACAACCGCTACCCTGGTGCACTCGTTCGACTGGGAGCTGCCGGCGGGCCAGATGCCGGATAAGTTGAACATGGAGGAGGCCTTTTCTCTGCTGCTGCAGCGGGCCGTGCCATTGATGGCCCACCCGGTGCCTAGGTTGCTCCCATCGGCTTACGAAATTGCATAG
- the LOC127312604 gene encoding UPF0496 protein At1g20180-like, whose protein sequence is MEMPVGMQDGLNIEEKYVNMLRTESNMRFLTNKEEIEALQQDIILPMLDNMLQKIKSTEIELAMAGYFDASAEASEICKQLLRNIKNTQSNYQSMDSFLASILGCTTATSSTSLGIETFTVRSNPFSTTTRSNFRQVHDKYSSVLQTIKSSHKKVAKDLKIVKTIKKISRTCLIMACGVVAISSAAHLMLFSLLVGSAIMGICPMALKKRITRLKRSKTKSLQRLQEQLDTAAKGTYVLGRDFDTVSHLAVRLSDGIERENSMAMYCKGMVGEKIPVHEMVMELRRSCCNSRRLAEELEEHVGICLATINRARVLVIEEISKQV, encoded by the coding sequence ATGGAAATGCCTGTGGGCATGCAAGATGGCCTGAATATAGAGGAAAAGTATGTCAACATGCTGCGCACAGAGTCTAACATGCGCTTTTTAACAAACAAGGAAGAAATTGAAGCCCTTCAGCAAGATATCATCCTTCCAATGCTTGACAACATGCTGCAGAAAATAAAATCTACTGAGATTGAGCTCGCGATGGCTGGTTACTTTGATGCTAGTGCTGAGGCTTCAGAGATCTGCAAGCAGCTACTGAGGAACATCAAGAACACCCAAAGCAACTACCAATCAATGGACAGCTTCCTAGCAAGCATTTTGGGATGTACTACTGCCACTAGTAGTACTTCCCTTGGAATAGAAACGTTTACTGTTAGAAGCAACCCTTTCAGCACCACCACCAGAAGCAATTTCAGACAGGTTCATGACAAGTACTCCTCTGTGCTCCAGACCATCAAATCAAGCCACAAGAAAGTGGCAAAGGATCTCAAGATAGTGAAAACAATCAAGAAGATTTCAAGGACTTGCCTTATCATGGCCTGTGGTGTGGTTGCCATCAGCTCAGCAGCACACCTAATGTTATTTAGCCTTCTTGTTGGGTCTGCAATCATGGGGATCTGTCCCATGGCACTCAAGAAGAGGATCACAAGGCTGAAACGCTCCAAGACAAAGTCTTTGCAGCGGTTGCAGGAACAACTCGATACTGCTGCGAAGGGCACATACGTTCTTGGTAGGGACTTCGACACGGTGAGCCACCTCGCGGTGCGCCTCTCTGACGGTATTGAGCGGGAGAATTCAATGGCGATGTATTGCAAGGGGATGGTGGGTGAGAAGATTCCAGTGCATGAGATGGTGATGGAGCTGAGGAGGAGTTGTTGTAACTCTAGGAGACTGGCCGAAGAGCTAGAAGAGCATGTGGGCATTTGCCTTGCTACAATCAATAGGGCTAGAGTTTTGGTGATTGAAGAGATATCCAAGCAAGTATGA
- the LOC127312603 gene encoding UPF0496 protein At1g20180, with product MMAFGSLEESMSASKGMEMPVGMQDGLNIDEKYAKMLRTESNMLFLSNKDETEALLQPQQDIILPMLHNMMQKINSSEIELAMAGYFDASAEASKICKQLLRNIKNTQSNYQSMESFLASILGCTTATSSTSLALETFPVRGNPFSTTTRSNFRQIHDKYSSVLQTIKSSHKKVARKLKIVKTIKKLSRTCLIMACGVVAIATAAHLMFFSPLFGSALMGLCPMALKRRITRLKRSKTKSLQRLQEQLDTAAKGTYVLGRDFDTVSHLAARLSDGIERDNSMAMYCKGMVDEKFPVHDMVMELRRSCCNSRRLAEELEEHVGLCLATINRARVLVIEEISKQA from the exons ATGATGGCATTTGGGAGCCTTGAAGAATCAATGTCTGCATCCAAAG GTATGGAAATGCCGGTGGGCATGCAAGATGGCCTGAACATAGATGAAAAGTATGCCAAAATGCTGCGCACAGAGTCCAACATGCTCTTTTTATCTAACAAGGATGAAACTGAAGCCCTTCTTCAGCCTCAACAAGATATCATCCTTCCGATGCTTCACAATATGATGCAGAAAATAAATTCTAGTGAAATTGAGCTTGCAATGGCTGGTTACTTTGATGCCAGTGCTGAGGCCTCAAAGATCTGCAAGCAGCTACTGAGGAACATCAAGAACACCCAAAGCAACTACCAATCAATGGAAAGCTTCCTTGCAAGCATTTTGGGATGTACCACTGCCACTAGTAGTACTTCCCTTGCACTGGAAACGTTCCCTGTTAGAGGCAACCCTTTCAGCACAACCACAAGAAGCAATTTCAGACAGATTCATGACAAGTACTCCTCCGTACTCCAGACCATCAAATCAAGCCACAAGAAAGTAGCAAGGAAGCTCAAGATAGTGAAAACAATCAAGAAACTTTCAAGGACTTGCCTTATCATGGCATGTGGTGTGGTTGCCATCGCCACTGCAGCACACCTGATGTTCTTTAGCCCTCTTTTTGGGTCTGCGCTCATGGGGCTCTGCCCTATGGCACTGAAGAGGAGGATCACAAGGCTGAAACGATCCAAGACAAAGTCTTTGCAGCGGTTGCAGGAGCAACTCGATACTGCCGCGAAGGGCACATACGTTCTTGGTAGGGACTTCGACACGGTGAGCCACCTCGCAGCGCGCCTTTCTGATGGTATTGAGCGGGATAATTCAATGGCGATGTATTGCAAGGGGATGGTGGATGAGAAGTTTCCAGTGCATGATATGGTGATGGAGCTGAGGAGGAGTTGCTGTAACTCTAGGAGACTGGCTGAGGAGCTAGAAGAGCACGTGGGCCTGTGCCTTGCTACAATCAATAGGGCTAGAGTTTTGGTGATCGAAGAGATCTCCAAGCAAGCATGA